The DNA window ATATCTATCTGGTTTATAACTAATTTAACCAAAATATATATCTATGAGAAAATTTTTACTCTTCATTTTCTTGTGTATATCACATTCATTTTATTCTCAGCAAGATTGCGTCACTGCACTGGCCGTCTGTGGAAACTCAAATATTACATATAGCCCTAATGGATACGGTGATGTCAAAGAACTGGTAAACTCGGGAAGCTGCATAGATTTTACAGGAGAACACAATTCTATTTGGTATAAAATTACAATTGCTACCGGAGGAACGCTTACTTTTGATCTTATTCCTAATAATCAGGATGCCGATTATGACTGGGCGATTTTTGGTCCGAATGTAAGCTGTGGGAGCCTCGGTTCTCCAATACGATGTAATGCCGCCACAGTGATTGGTGTTGGGGCAGCTACAGGTTTGAATATGACCAGTACAATTACCAATGCATTAGGAGGTTCTTTTACACCGTACTGTAAATATATGGATGTTTTGCCCGGAGAAACCTACTATTTATTTATAGACAACTGGGTGAGCAGTACCAGTAGTGTTACAGCTCCGTTTTCTCTAACCTGGGGCGGAACAGCTACTCTTGCCTCTCCGTTTACAGATCCGAATATTCAGATTAATCCGTTTATTCCACCTGGGATTCCTGCAGCTAATCCTGCTGATCCTCGTGAAGTGGTTATTTGTGGAGCAACAGAGTTATTCGACTTTTCTACATTGTCAGCAAGTATTCTCAACGGGAACCCAAGTTTTGGGGTGAGCTATCATACAAGTCAGAATGATGCATTAACAGGTAATAATCCTATTACAGCGCCAAGAACGGTTAATACAACCACCGTTTTTTATTATAGCATCAATTATACAGACCCGGGGAATCCTAATAATCCGCTCAATAAGTGTAAACAAATTGGGATGTTTAAATTCAAAGACGGTTCGATTACCGCAAAAAATGCAACGCTCACTCAATGTAACAATAACAATGCAGGAACTGCGCTGTTTGATCTTACAACCGCCGATCTGGGAACCAGCCCTGGCGTGACAAAAAAATATTATCAGAGTATGGCTGATCTTAATGCAGGTATCAATGAAATTACGACACCTTCAGCATTTATCTCTGCAGAAGGAACGATCTATGTGAATGTAATTTCTGAATTTGGATGCAAAGCAATTGCTCAGATTACTTTAAAATTCCATCCGGTAGTTGCGGTGAATGAGGCAACACTAAGAGAATGTTCAATTGCAACCAATCCGTCAACCGCATCTTTTAACCTGGGAAATGCCTCCGTCACAAACCCTGTGAATCCTGGTAAAAAATATTATCCTTCAGTGACTGATGCCATCAACCAAACTAATGAAATTATAACTTCAAACAATTACATTGCTCCTAACGGAGTGGTCTACGTAAGAGTTTCCAATGCTCAGGGATGTTACAACATAGCGAAAATTACTTTGGTCGTTATAGCACCGGTGTATTCCAATATTCTTAAGGATAAAATCATTTGTGCCGAAGATCAGACCACTTTGGATGCAGGTCCGGGATTCAAAAGCTATGAGTGGAGTACAGGAGCTACCACGCAGACTATTAAGGTGGGAATTGGATCATATTGGGTAAAGCTTAAGACCGGAGAATGCGTGGTAACGCAGCCTGTAAAAGTATATTCCTCTGAACAGCCGGTTGTCTCTGCTATTGAAATTTCCAGCAATACCGTTACTGTCTCTGTAATAGGAGGAACGCCGCCTTACAAATATTCTATCGATAATGTAACCTGGCAGGATTCCAATGTTTTCAATAATGTGGCAAGAGGAGATCATACAATATTTGTAAAGGATTCTTATGATTGTGATCCTATAGAAATCGGAATTGTTGTTCCTAATCTGGTCAACGTGGTTACTCCAAATGCAGATGGTATCAATGATGTGATTGATTATTCTGCATTAGCCGGTAAGCAAAATCTTATAATGACTATTTTTGATCGGTATGGAAATAAGATTCATCAATTAGACAGGTTAAGCGGTTACAAATGGGATGGTACTCAGGGAGGAAGGAGAGTTCCTACAGGAACATATTGGTATTCTGTAACCTGGAATGAGAATAACAAAAACAGTACACCTGTCAAATTTACAGGTTGGGTTCTCGTTAAAAACAGGGAATAATTGTAAATATCAACTGAACTACATAGATAAAACTACTTCACAAGAGTGGTTTTATTATTTTAAAAAAAATTAATTTAGTAAGCAAAATAGAAAAAATGAAAGAGCTGTTTATAAAACGTTTTGAATATTATAAATCCCTTGGTGATAAAGCTTTTGATCAGTTATCCGACGAACAGATTTTCTGGCAGTATAATGAGGAAAGCAATTCTATAGCAATCATTGTAAAGCATATTGCCGGAAATATGTTGTCAAGATGGACGAATTTTTTAACCGAAGACGGAGAGAAGTCCTGGCGCCATCGTGATGAAGAATTTATCAACACTTTTACAACAAAAGGACAAGTTCTGGACTATTGGGAAAAAGGTTGGAAATGTTTGTTTGATGCTTTGGACCAAATTAATGACGAAAATATTCAGTCAACAATTTACATCAGAGGGCAGGAACATTCTGTATTGGACGCGGTTTTCCGACAGCTGGCTCACTATCCTTACCACATCGGACAGATTATTTATATCGCTAAAATGATGAAAAATGATGACTGGAAGACTCTCTCTATTGCCAGAAACAAATCCCAGGAGTTTAATACTGAGATGAAAAATAAATTTTCTGCAAAAGAGGCGGAGTCGAATTCATCACCGGTATGCTTTCAGAACAGTCCGGAAGTAAGGGACGAATACAAGCAATAGATTGAATCAATCTTGAGTTCTTATTAAAATTACTATCTTTGCACCCATAAAATTCAGGAGTAACACATGTCTACTTTTCAAAGAACTGCCGCGTATCATACACTTGGCTGCAAATTAAACTTTGCAGAAACATCTACTATTGCCCGTCAATTAACAGATGCAGGTTATGATAAGGTGAGTTTTGATGAGAAAGCAAACGTTTATGTTATCAATACATGTTCGGTAACCGAAAATGCTGACCGTGAATGTAAACTTCATGTAAAAAGAGCAATGAAAGCCAACCCGGAAGGTTTGGTCGTTATTGTAGGTTGCTATGCCCAATTAAAGCCTGAAGAAATTTCCCAGATTGAGGGAGTTGATCTTGTCTTGGGAGCAAAAGAGAAGTTTAATATTCTAAGCTATCTTGACGATTTAGCAAAAACAGACCACGAAGGTATCGTGCATTCATGCGAAATTGAAGAAACTGATTTTTTTATCGGAAGCTATTCTATCGGTGATAGAACCAGAGCTTTTCTTAAAGTGCAGGATGGTTGTGATTACAAATGCACGTACTGTACTATTCCTTTAGCAAGGGGGATTTCCCGTTCCGATACCATCGAAAATGTTCTTAAGAATGCTACAGAGATTGCAGCAAGAGATATTAAAGAAATTGTTCTTACAGGTGTAAATATCGGAGACTACGGAAAAGGTGAGTTCGGAAACAAGAGACATGAGCATACTTTTCTGGATCTCATTTCAGAGCTGGACAAAGTAGAAGGTATTGAAAGAATCCGTATTTCTTCTATTGAACCGAATCTTTTGAAGGACGAAAGTATTGATCTGGTTTCGAAAAGCAGAAGTTTTGTTCCTCATTTCCATATTCCATTACAATCAGGAAGCGATGATTTGTTGAAAAAAATGAAACGCCGTTATCTGACTAAACTATACAACGATAGAGTAAGCAAGATCCGCGAGGTGATGCCCGATGCTGCCATCGGAGTAGATGTTATTGTGGGATTCCCGGGTGAAACAGAGGAAAGATTTATGGAAACCTATAATTTCCTTAACGAACTTCCTATTACCTATCTTCACGTATTTACTTATTCTGAAAGAGAAAATACAGAGGCTACCGCAATGGAAGGAGTAGTGCCTATACCGGAGAGAAAAAAACGTAATAAAATGCTGAGAATTCTTTCTGAAAAGAAGAAAATGGCATTTTACCAGACTCAGCTTGGAAAAACGCTTCCTGTACTTTGGGAGCATGAAGATAAAGACGGAAAAATGTTTGGCTTCACTGAAAATTATGTGAGAGTTCAGAAAGACTTTGATCCGGCATCAGTAAATCAAATCGAATTTCTAAATTTAGAAAAAATCCTGTCAGATGGCACAGTTTCTGTGCAATCTTCCTACCAAAATTTTTTAGCAAAAGCATAGGCTCTTTGCAAAATTTCCACTAAATTTATTTTTAAACTTTTAAATACTACATTCATGAGAGATAAGTTTTTATCTTGGGGAATTGTATTAGTAATTGCTACCTGGACCGTAGCGTTACTGATCAGAACGCATTATTGGATACCAACGCTGTTATCCGCCATTTATGCATTGGGTGTTTACAATGCCTATCAATCGAAACATGCTATTTTGAGGAACTTCCCGGTTTTGGGGTACTTCAGGTACTTTTTTGAAAGTATTTCACCCGAAATGCAGCAATATTTTATTGAAAGGGAAACCGATGGGAAGCCTTTTCCAAGAAATCAGCGTTCTGCAGTATACAGACGTGCTAAAAACTTAAGTGATACGGTAGCTTTTGGTACACAGCTGGAGGTTAATCATAGAAAATATGAAGGAATCAAGCATTCTATTTATGCAAAGTCTCCTTCAGAAGAGCTTCCGAGAGTTTGGGTAGGAGGAGAACAGTGTACACAGCCATACCATGCCTCTTTATTTAATATCTCAGCGATGAGTTTTGGAGCATTAAGTGACAGAGCTCAGATTTCTTTGAACAGAGGAGCAAAAAAAGGGAATTTTTATCACAATACAGGAGAAGGAGGAATTTCTCCGTACCATCTGGAAGGAGGTGATCTTTGCTGGCAAATTGGAACCGGATACTTTGGATGCCGTGATGACGAAGGAAAGTTTAATGCTGAATTATTTGCAAAATATTCAACCCTTCCCAATGTGAAAATGATTGAAATCAAGTTGTCACAAGGTGCGAAACCAGGACATGGTGGAGTACTTCCGGGAGTGAAAAACACACCGGAAATTGCAGCAATTCGTCACGTAACACCGGGAATGACCGTAATTTCTCCACCATCACATACTTCTTTTTCTGATGCTGCCGGACTATTGAGATTTGTTCAGGAGCTGAGAGAACTTTCAGGTGGAAAACCGGTAGGATTTAAGTTATGTATCGGTGATACTAAAGAATTTGAAGATGTTTGTGTTCAAATGAATGTTCTGAAGATTTATCCTGACTTTATTACCATTGACGGAGCAGAAGGAGGAACAGGAGCAGCTCCGCCGGAATTCTCAGATGGAGTAGGAATGCCTTTGGAACCGGCTTTAATATTTGTAAACAGAACGCTTAATAATTATAACTTAAGAAATAAATTAAGAGTAATTGCCAGTGGTAAAGTACTTACGAGCCTTGATATTTTAAGAGCGGTTGCCATGGGAGCAGATATGTGTAATAATGCAAGAGGATTTATGTTCTCTTTGGGATGTATCCAGGCTTTAAGATGTAATTCCAATAACTGCCCGACGGGAGTGGCTACGCAGGATAAAATGTTGATTAAAGGATTAGATGTAACCGATAAAAGTGAAAGAGTATATCACTTCCATAAAAATACACTTCATACCTGTAATGAGCTGATAGCAGCGGCTGGAAGAAGCTCTTATGAAGAAGTGGATGCCACGATGTTTATGAGAGGAGACGAATTTGATCACCTTGCAGACCTATATTTCCCGGATATCTTGGGGAATGTAAAACAGAAAGCAAGATTTTAATGATATAAAATAAAAAAACCGTCGTGTGACGGTTTTTTTTTGCTGTTATTTTGGCTTCTGTATTTGATCGGTAGGTCTGTCTGCTCTTCCATAAATCTGGAAGTTAAAAACAAAAGATCTGTTTCTGTAAGATATACCCAAATAAGGATAATGAGCATTTCTTGCAAATGCAGCTCTGGAAGGTACAATTATTACTCCTTGTAAATTATAAGGTGTTCCACTGGAAATATTATTAAAAGCTTTGAATTTTAATAATGCTTCTCTAAATCCTGGTATTTGATAATAACTGGCGTCTTTTGCCACAGCGGTAGTAGCAGCGTCCAGTGTTTGCTGTTTTACATAATAATACATAGGATCAATACTTGGAATTCCACTTCCGTTAATTGTATTTAAAAAAGCAGTTTGAGATGTAAAAGCTACGTTTCCATCAGTTTGGGCAGCTACATAGGTGTTAACTTTACCCATGAGTTTAATGATATCAGTGTCTTTAATTGTTTGAGCATCGGTTGTAGGTTGTGCTCCATCTCTCATGATATAAATAGTACCTGAAGGTAATTTTTCAAAAGGGAGTGCAGATAATTTTTTTTCTTTATCATCAGTGGTATCAGTAGCACTGAAAGGTTTTATATTTCCCTGTACATCCAGATAATTTTCGTCCATAAACTTTTTAATAGACTGATCGTCATAGCTATCCTGAGTGGCAATATCTGAAGGCTCCTGATATGTTGCTACATCATCATCTTTTTTACATGCAGAAAAACATAAAGATCCTACAAGGGTATATAAAAATATTTTTTTCATTTCAAAAAACTTTAATTACTTTACAAATAATATAACGGCAAAAGTATAAAAAATTATGAGAATAGATAAATTTTTATGGAGTATTCGTTTTTATAAAACGAGAAGTATTGCAGCAGAGGAGATTAAAAAGAACAGAGTTTCTATTGGAACGTCTGCCGTAAAATCATCTAAAGAGGTAAAGGAAGGGGATGTAATCAAGATTCGTAAAAATCAGATTGACTATAAAATAAAAGTTATTCAGATTCCTAAAAGTAGAATTGGAGCCAAATTGGTGCCGCTTCATATCCAGGATGTGACCGATAAAGAGCAGTATGAATTACTGAAACTTCGTAAAATGTCCCAGGATTATTACAGAAATAAGGGAGAAGGAAGACCTACAAAAAAAGACAGAAGAGAAATGGACGACTATGTAGGGAATGATGTCACTGCAGATTTTACAGATTGGGATGACTTTTTTGGGGAAACTGATGATACCGAAAGTAATGAAACTGAAGATTAAAAGAAAAAGCTCTAGAGATAGAGCTTTTCTATGATTTCTGTAACAATATCTTCAGGTTCCCGGGAGTCTGTTCCTACAGTGAATTGTGCCTTACTGTAAAACTGATTTCTTTCAAATAAGTGTTTAGCGATGAATTCCGGGAGGTCTTCATCTGATATATTGGCAATTAATGGCCTTTTTTCTTTTTGTTTCAACAGTCTTTCAACTAACGTACCCACACCAGTTCGCAAAAAGATACTTTTAGAGCTGTGGTTAATAATCTCCATGTTATTATAATAAACCGGAGTCCCTCCACCAACGCTTAATACTACATTTTCTTCAGAAGCTAATATTTCTTCCAAAGCCTCTCTTTCAAGCTTTCTAAAGTGAATTTCGCCCTTTTTTTCGAAAATTTCAGGAATGGTTAATTTATTTCTTCTGGAAATCTCTTTATCAAGGTCAATTAGTTTGAAATTTATTTTCTCGCTTAATATTTTGGAAATGTGAGATTTGCCACTTCCCATATATCCGATCAGTGAAATTATCATGAATTTATTTTTAACAAATTTGCGAAAAAGTTTTGAGATAAAGAAAAAAGTCATATCTTTGCACCACTTAAAACAAGGGACATTACTTAAATGAAACTTGATGAGTAAGTGACCGACTCGGTAGCTCAGCTGGTAGAGCAATACACTTTTAATGTATGGGTCCTGGGTTCGAATCCCAGCCGGGTCACAAGCAAGAAAAATTACTGGAATTTTTGTAATTTTATTGCCTGCGTGGTGAAATTGGTAGACACGCCATCTTGAGGGGGTGGTTTCCTAAGGATGTGCTGGTTCGAGTCCAGTCGCAGGCACTGCAAAGAAAATTTAATGATTATTAGTGAATTTATTCATTTTTAATTGTGGCCGACTCGGTAGCTCAGCTGGTAGAGCAATACACTTTTAATGTATGGGTCCTGGGTTCGAATCCCAGCCGGGTCACAAGTTTACTGAAAAGTAAATTTTTTTCATATTAATATTTTGTGATTTGGTGTTTCAAAGGCCTCCTTCAGGAGGCCTTTGATTTTTTGTTTTAAAATTCTTGTTGAAATATGAGTGATATTTTTAATCACAAAAGATCACTCAAATCTTTTATTTTACAGAGCTAAGAAGTGCGACTTTGTCACAGAAGAAGCTTCATGGATACGCATTCGCTTTGAAAAGAATCAATGAAATTGATTCCATTCTTTGCTTTCTTAAAAAATGAGATAAGTTGCTAAAAGCTTTGCGTGAAATTAAATTACATAAATACAGGCAATATTATTCCCCAACTTTTAGACTGATTCCGTTAAAGTCAGGCGAGAAAAAAAATGATCTGAGGATGATGATCCGAAATATGTTGGAGGATCATTAAAATAAAAACTCTGACCATTAATGATCAGAGTCGTATTTTAAATAAGGAATAACTTTTTTTGCTAAATAATGTTAATCCAGATGCATATTATCAATTAATCTTACGCCGTCCACAACTACTACAATAAATGCTCTGAAGTTTCTGTCTTTATAGAAAAAATTGGTTTCCTGCAGTGTTTTTTCATCAGCAATCAGGAAGTATTCAAGCTTCATTCCTTGCTGTCCATCGAAAATATCGTTTACTCTTTCTTTGATTTCCGGTATTGTCACGGTTCTGAACCAGTCATTTACTTTTTCCAACGTTTCATAAATGATTTTAGAAGCTTCTTTTCGCTCTTCCTGAAGTCTTTGGTTTCTGGAGCTTAAAGCCAGTCCGTTTTCTGCTCTGTAAATCGGGACGCCTACTATTTTCACAGGAATATGCTTTTTTTCTACCATTTTATTAATGATAGCAAGCTGTTGAAAATCTTTTTCTCCAAAATAAGCACTGTCAGGTTGTATCTGTTTGAAGAGTTCTTCCACAACGGTTCCCACACCATCAAAGTGGCCTGGTCTTGATTTTCCTTCCATTTCATTTTCCAATCCGTCAAAATCATAAGATTTGCTTTCTGTTTTTTCAGGATAAATATCCGTTACTTCAGGAATATAAACTGCATCTACGAGACCTGAGTTTTCCAGAATTAAAATATCTCTGTTGATGTCCCTAGGATACTTCTGAAGATCCTCAGAATTGTTAAATTGAGTAGGATTTACAAAAATTGATGAAATAACAAGGTCATTTTCTTTTTTTGCCTCTTCATACAGGGAAAGGTGGCCTTTATGGAGTGCTCCCATAGTGGGGGCAAAGCCTATTCTTTTTCCCATTTCTTTCTGTCTTTCAATGAAATCCTGAAGGACTTTCCTATTTTTTATAACTTCCATAGTTTATTTTAATACTAATTCAAAATTAGTAAAAATATCACATAATAACATGTGTTTTTAATAATTTGGAAAAGGGAATTTTCGTAAAAAAATGTTAATTAAAATAATGTTGGATGTTTTTTTGTAATTTTGCACATTAAAGCATTTTTACAAAAATTAGATAGAAAGTTTATGCCGAATCAAAAAATACTGTACATTACTACAGAGATGTATCCATATCAAGAAGACACAAATATGGCTGCAGTGGTAAACAAAATGGCACTTAAGATGCACAATGAAGGCAATGATGTAAGAGTTTTTATGCCAAGATTTGGACAAATAAGTGAGAGAAAATTCCAACTGCATGAGGTGATCCGCCTTTCAGGAATGAACATCATCATCAATGATCTGGATCAACCCTTAATCATTAAAGTAGCGTCTCTTCCGGGGGAAAGACTTCAGGTGTACTTTATCGACAACGAAGAATACTTCAAGAGAAAACAATACTATGTCGACGATGAAGGAAATCCTTTCGAAGATAATGACGAAAGAGCCATTTTCTTTGCAAGAGGAGTTATCGAAACCATCAAGAAACTGAACTGGGTTCCTGATGTTATTCATCTTAATGGATGGATGTCTTCATTTGTTCCAATTTATCTTAAAACTTATTACGAATCAGATACTTACTTTAAGGACGCTAAAATTGTTCTTTCTCTTTATAATGAGAAGGACGCAGACCTTGACAAAAAGATTGATGAAAAATTGAAGTTTGATAATATTTCAGGATTAAAAGCGTTAGAAAATCCAACAATCAAAAGCTTTGTTATCGAAAGCATGAACTATGTAGATGCCGTAGTGAAAGGAGACGAGTTTCTGGATGAAGACCTTGATAAGGCTTTTAACGAAACCTCTACTCAAAAATCCGAGTATCTTGACGTAGATTCTATAAACCAACTTTATTAAAACACATTTTTAATGACTCATACTCTTAAAAGGACCTTCGCCATGCTTCTATTGGCGATTTTCGCAAGTACAATCCTTTATAACTGTGAACCCGATGCAGATGCTCTTGGGCAGCAACTGTTTGATAAAGATGCCGCACAAGGTAATGAACTTCCAATTGATGTAATTGCATACAATATCGACAATAACGATTCTATACGAAGTGATGCCTCCAGACTATTTAGTGCAGTGAATGCATCAAACGGGCTCGTGTCTGTTGGAGTCTTGGGAGCTTTCAATGAATCAAA is part of the Chryseobacterium lactis genome and encodes:
- a CDS encoding T9SS type B sorting domain-containing protein, with amino-acid sequence MRKFLLFIFLCISHSFYSQQDCVTALAVCGNSNITYSPNGYGDVKELVNSGSCIDFTGEHNSIWYKITIATGGTLTFDLIPNNQDADYDWAIFGPNVSCGSLGSPIRCNAATVIGVGAATGLNMTSTITNALGGSFTPYCKYMDVLPGETYYLFIDNWVSSTSSVTAPFSLTWGGTATLASPFTDPNIQINPFIPPGIPAANPADPREVVICGATELFDFSTLSASILNGNPSFGVSYHTSQNDALTGNNPITAPRTVNTTTVFYYSINYTDPGNPNNPLNKCKQIGMFKFKDGSITAKNATLTQCNNNNAGTALFDLTTADLGTSPGVTKKYYQSMADLNAGINEITTPSAFISAEGTIYVNVISEFGCKAIAQITLKFHPVVAVNEATLRECSIATNPSTASFNLGNASVTNPVNPGKKYYPSVTDAINQTNEIITSNNYIAPNGVVYVRVSNAQGCYNIAKITLVVIAPVYSNILKDKIICAEDQTTLDAGPGFKSYEWSTGATTQTIKVGIGSYWVKLKTGECVVTQPVKVYSSEQPVVSAIEISSNTVTVSVIGGTPPYKYSIDNVTWQDSNVFNNVARGDHTIFVKDSYDCDPIEIGIVVPNLVNVVTPNADGINDVIDYSALAGKQNLIMTIFDRYGNKIHQLDRLSGYKWDGTQGGRRVPTGTYWYSVTWNENNKNSTPVKFTGWVLVKNRE
- a CDS encoding DUF1572 family protein — encoded protein: MKELFIKRFEYYKSLGDKAFDQLSDEQIFWQYNEESNSIAIIVKHIAGNMLSRWTNFLTEDGEKSWRHRDEEFINTFTTKGQVLDYWEKGWKCLFDALDQINDENIQSTIYIRGQEHSVLDAVFRQLAHYPYHIGQIIYIAKMMKNDDWKTLSIARNKSQEFNTEMKNKFSAKEAESNSSPVCFQNSPEVRDEYKQ
- the mtaB gene encoding tRNA (N(6)-L-threonylcarbamoyladenosine(37)-C(2))-methylthiotransferase MtaB, with the translated sequence MSTFQRTAAYHTLGCKLNFAETSTIARQLTDAGYDKVSFDEKANVYVINTCSVTENADRECKLHVKRAMKANPEGLVVIVGCYAQLKPEEISQIEGVDLVLGAKEKFNILSYLDDLAKTDHEGIVHSCEIEETDFFIGSYSIGDRTRAFLKVQDGCDYKCTYCTIPLARGISRSDTIENVLKNATEIAARDIKEIVLTGVNIGDYGKGEFGNKRHEHTFLDLISELDKVEGIERIRISSIEPNLLKDESIDLVSKSRSFVPHFHIPLQSGSDDLLKKMKRRYLTKLYNDRVSKIREVMPDAAIGVDVIVGFPGETEERFMETYNFLNELPITYLHVFTYSERENTEATAMEGVVPIPERKKRNKMLRILSEKKKMAFYQTQLGKTLPVLWEHEDKDGKMFGFTENYVRVQKDFDPASVNQIEFLNLEKILSDGTVSVQSSYQNFLAKA
- a CDS encoding FMN-binding glutamate synthase family protein; translation: MRDKFLSWGIVLVIATWTVALLIRTHYWIPTLLSAIYALGVYNAYQSKHAILRNFPVLGYFRYFFESISPEMQQYFIERETDGKPFPRNQRSAVYRRAKNLSDTVAFGTQLEVNHRKYEGIKHSIYAKSPSEELPRVWVGGEQCTQPYHASLFNISAMSFGALSDRAQISLNRGAKKGNFYHNTGEGGISPYHLEGGDLCWQIGTGYFGCRDDEGKFNAELFAKYSTLPNVKMIEIKLSQGAKPGHGGVLPGVKNTPEIAAIRHVTPGMTVISPPSHTSFSDAAGLLRFVQELRELSGGKPVGFKLCIGDTKEFEDVCVQMNVLKIYPDFITIDGAEGGTGAAPPEFSDGVGMPLEPALIFVNRTLNNYNLRNKLRVIASGKVLTSLDILRAVAMGADMCNNARGFMFSLGCIQALRCNSNNCPTGVATQDKMLIKGLDVTDKSERVYHFHKNTLHTCNELIAAAGRSSYEEVDATMFMRGDEFDHLADLYFPDILGNVKQKARF
- a CDS encoding RNA-binding S4 domain-containing protein, with protein sequence MRIDKFLWSIRFYKTRSIAAEEIKKNRVSIGTSAVKSSKEVKEGDVIKIRKNQIDYKIKVIQIPKSRIGAKLVPLHIQDVTDKEQYELLKLRKMSQDYYRNKGEGRPTKKDRREMDDYVGNDVTADFTDWDDFFGETDDTESNETED
- a CDS encoding shikimate kinase yields the protein MIISLIGYMGSGKSHISKILSEKINFKLIDLDKEISRRNKLTIPEIFEKKGEIHFRKLEREALEEILASEENVVLSVGGGTPVYYNNMEIINHSSKSIFLRTGVGTLVERLLKQKEKRPLIANISDEDLPEFIAKHLFERNQFYSKAQFTVGTDSREPEDIVTEIIEKLYL
- the panC gene encoding pantoate--beta-alanine ligase, which translates into the protein MEVIKNRKVLQDFIERQKEMGKRIGFAPTMGALHKGHLSLYEEAKKENDLVISSIFVNPTQFNNSEDLQKYPRDINRDILILENSGLVDAVYIPEVTDIYPEKTESKSYDFDGLENEMEGKSRPGHFDGVGTVVEELFKQIQPDSAYFGEKDFQQLAIINKMVEKKHIPVKIVGVPIYRAENGLALSSRNQRLQEERKEASKIIYETLEKVNDWFRTVTIPEIKERVNDIFDGQQGMKLEYFLIADEKTLQETNFFYKDRNFRAFIVVVVDGVRLIDNMHLD
- a CDS encoding glycogen/starch synthase is translated as MPNQKILYITTEMYPYQEDTNMAAVVNKMALKMHNEGNDVRVFMPRFGQISERKFQLHEVIRLSGMNIIINDLDQPLIIKVASLPGERLQVYFIDNEEYFKRKQYYVDDEGNPFEDNDERAIFFARGVIETIKKLNWVPDVIHLNGWMSSFVPIYLKTYYESDTYFKDAKIVLSLYNEKDADLDKKIDEKLKFDNISGLKALENPTIKSFVIESMNYVDAVVKGDEFLDEDLDKAFNETSTQKSEYLDVDSINQLY